A genomic window from bacterium includes:
- a CDS encoding histidine kinase, whose protein sequence is MPVLILDIAVGVHVAIVLLLLGKYVETRLPYVIWWTLGTATLAARSAVDLAVLSGGAPAPVHAVASALILAAAGCFLTGSVARDPNAPGTVLLGMVGYGGLLLAAALILLWGADHARVIVGLASGLAFALAAWGYYRAEGTLDDTGIRLIFTGLLAIGVAFAAWSFLGRSPRGTGLSEFAGALGAAVFGAGIQLRSLERQRAVEVMSSISTALHQPRHVSDMLSDVLRATGDMVQAHSGWVFLERDGRYDAAAELRLPGPLARDGRAAMAGSCRCLDFLRAGRLPAHGVVVECDRLAGTGLSARHASIPLRTAASTVGVLNLVLPAGRLFTRRELSVLSAIGTQVSLAMDKARLLDELRDKEAARTGLIHRLLSAQEDERKRIARELHDEAGQSLAGLMLELEAARLETTRGVAVTPETLARLRRLAARTVEAVRGLIYDLRPAVLDDLGLAPALRWYIQTQIVSRGLPVDLHERLGGERLDTALETAVFRIAQEALWNAVKHAGARRVDVELVRAGDGLVLRVRDDGRGLAGGARPA, encoded by the coding sequence GTGCCGGTCCTCATACTGGATATTGCCGTCGGCGTTCATGTAGCCATCGTCTTGCTGCTGCTCGGCAAGTACGTCGAGACACGCCTACCCTACGTCATTTGGTGGACGCTTGGCACGGCTACCCTCGCCGCCAGGTCGGCGGTCGACCTCGCCGTTCTCTCCGGCGGGGCGCCGGCGCCGGTCCACGCCGTCGCGAGCGCGCTGATCCTCGCCGCGGCGGGATGCTTCCTCACGGGCTCCGTCGCCCGCGATCCGAACGCCCCCGGGACCGTGCTGCTGGGGATGGTGGGCTACGGCGGGCTCCTCCTCGCGGCCGCACTCATCCTGCTGTGGGGAGCCGACCACGCCCGCGTCATCGTCGGGCTCGCCTCCGGCCTGGCCTTCGCACTGGCGGCCTGGGGCTACTATCGGGCCGAGGGCACCCTGGACGACACCGGCATCCGCCTGATCTTCACCGGGCTGCTCGCGATCGGGGTGGCCTTCGCCGCGTGGTCGTTTCTCGGGCGCTCGCCGCGTGGCACCGGCTTGTCGGAGTTCGCGGGGGCCCTGGGTGCCGCCGTGTTCGGCGCCGGGATCCAGCTGCGGTCACTGGAACGTCAGCGTGCGGTCGAAGTGATGAGCAGCATCAGCACCGCGCTGCACCAGCCGCGGCACGTAAGCGACATGCTGAGCGACGTGCTGCGGGCAACCGGCGATATGGTCCAGGCGCACTCCGGCTGGGTATTCCTGGAAAGGGACGGCCGCTACGACGCGGCGGCGGAGTTGCGGCTGCCGGGTCCGCTGGCGCGCGACGGGCGGGCGGCCATGGCCGGCTCGTGCCGGTGCCTCGACTTCCTGCGCGCGGGACGGCTGCCGGCGCACGGCGTCGTCGTGGAGTGCGACCGGCTCGCCGGCACGGGGCTCAGCGCGCGGCACGCGAGCATCCCGCTCCGTACGGCGGCGAGCACCGTCGGCGTCCTCAATCTCGTCCTGCCGGCGGGACGGCTGTTCACGCGCCGTGAGCTCTCGGTGCTGTCGGCGATCGGCACGCAGGTCAGTCTCGCCATGGACAAGGCCCGCCTGCTCGACGAGTTGCGCGACAAGGAGGCCGCGCGCACCGGACTGATTCACCGCCTCCTCAGCGCGCAGGAGGACGAGCGCAAACGCATCGCGCGCGAGCTTCACGACGAAGCCGGCCAGTCGCTGGCCGGCCTGATGCTCGAGCTCGAGGCCGCCCGCCTCGAGACGACCCGCGGCGTCGCGGTGACCCCTGAGACCCTCGCGCGCCTCCGGCGGCTCGCCGCGCGCACGGTCGAGGCGGTGCGCGGGCTGATCTACGATCTGCGGCCCGCCGTGCTGGACGACCTCGGGCTCGCCCCGGCGCTGCGCTGGTACATCCAAACCCAAATCGTCTCCCGCGGCCTGCCGGTGGACCTGCACGAACGGCTCGGCGGCGAGCGGCTCGACACCGCGCTCGAAACCGCGGTGTTTCGGATCGCGCAGGAGGCGCTGTGGAACGCCGTCAAGCACGCGGGGGCCAGGCGCGTGGACGTCGAGCTCGTCCGCGCCGGCGACGGGCTCGTGCTTCGCGTGCGCGACGACGGCCGCGGGCTCGCCGGGGGCGCGCGGCCCGCCCA
- a CDS encoding enoyl-CoA hydratase, which produces MDSPVEHVGTAQKPLLLYEVTDGVAVLTLNHPERRNALSRAMLGALKRSLDQAAADPHVRAVVIRATGPVFSSGHDLRELVGQSQTDVATLFDLCTDVMETVRTLPKPVIAQVHALATAAGCQLVATCDLVVASENAAFATPGVKTGLFCTTPGVAVARAVGPRKAMEMLLTGTPITAREAQQADLVNRVVPADRLEEETMALARQVIAASAYTLAVGKRGFYRQITKDRPEAYAVAEEIMVENALAPDAQEGMRAFLEKRPPRWQQ; this is translated from the coding sequence ATGGATTCGCCGGTCGAGCACGTCGGGACGGCACAGAAGCCGCTGTTGCTGTACGAGGTCACAGACGGCGTTGCCGTACTGACCCTCAACCATCCCGAGCGGCGGAACGCGCTCTCGCGCGCCATGCTGGGAGCTCTCAAGCGTTCGCTGGATCAGGCGGCCGCGGATCCGCACGTCCGGGCGGTGGTCATTCGCGCGACCGGTCCGGTGTTCAGTTCCGGGCACGATCTCCGCGAACTCGTCGGCCAGTCTCAGACCGACGTCGCCACGCTGTTCGATCTCTGTACCGACGTCATGGAGACTGTGCGCACGCTGCCGAAACCCGTCATTGCTCAGGTCCACGCCCTTGCGACCGCAGCCGGCTGTCAACTCGTCGCAACCTGCGATCTCGTCGTCGCCTCGGAGAACGCGGCGTTTGCGACTCCGGGCGTAAAGACCGGGCTCTTCTGCACGACGCCGGGGGTCGCCGTGGCTCGGGCCGTGGGCCCTCGGAAGGCGATGGAGATGTTGCTCACCGGGACGCCGATCACCGCGCGGGAGGCTCAGCAGGCCGATCTTGTGAACCGTGTCGTGCCCGCGGACCGGCTTGAAGAGGAGACGATGGCCCTCGCGCGGCAGGTGATCGCCGCCAGCGCCTATACGCTCGCGGTCGGCAAGCGGGGGTTCTACCGCCAGATCACCAAGGATCGCCCCGAGGCCTATGCCGTGGCCGAGGAGATCATGGTGGAGAATGCCCTCGCCCCGGACGCGCAGGAGGGGATGCGTGCGTTCCTCGAAAAGCGCCCGCCCCGCTGGCAGCAGTGA
- a CDS encoding cytochrome c biogenesis protein CcdA: MHLSLAIAFFAGVLGFFSPCVVPLIPGYLSFVSGVSLLELDAAARRRQMGRVVGATLLFVLGFSLVFTGLGASASLLGGFILGNRELLGRIGGAVVIVFGLVMLGVLRVPGFYRERRIAFARRPAGLAGIVLVGMAFGFAWTPCVGPVLGAILTLAATTARAADGAVLLFAYSLGLALPFLATAALLTSAFGALRAIGRYAHAIEVTGGAFLVVMGAALLFDWIYRLNAWILTVFPVRPAL; the protein is encoded by the coding sequence GTGCATCTGTCGCTTGCGATCGCGTTCTTTGCGGGCGTGCTGGGGTTCTTCTCGCCGTGCGTGGTGCCGCTCATCCCGGGGTACCTGTCGTTCGTGTCCGGCGTCTCGCTCCTGGAGCTCGATGCCGCGGCACGGCGGCGACAGATGGGACGCGTCGTCGGCGCGACCCTCCTGTTCGTGCTCGGGTTCTCCCTGGTGTTCACGGGGCTCGGGGCCTCGGCCTCCCTCCTCGGCGGCTTCATCCTGGGCAATCGGGAGCTGCTCGGCCGGATCGGCGGCGCCGTGGTCATCGTGTTCGGGCTCGTGATGCTCGGCGTGCTGCGCGTGCCGGGATTCTACCGGGAGCGGCGCATCGCGTTCGCGCGGCGGCCGGCCGGACTCGCCGGCATCGTGCTGGTGGGCATGGCGTTCGGGTTCGCCTGGACGCCGTGCGTGGGCCCGGTGCTCGGTGCCATCCTCACCCTGGCGGCCACCACGGCGAGGGCGGCCGATGGGGCCGTGCTGTTGTTTGCGTATTCGCTCGGCCTCGCCCTGCCGTTTCTGGCCACCGCGGCGCTGCTCACCAGCGCGTTCGGGGCGTTGCGGGCCATCGGCCGGTACGCGCACGCGATTGAAGTGACGGGCGGCGCATTCCTCGTCGTGATGGGCGCGGCGCTGCTGTTCGATTGGATCTATCGCCTCAACGCCTGGATCCTGACGGTGTTTCCGGTTCGTCCGGCGCTCTAA
- a CDS encoding xanthine dehydrogenase family protein molybdopterin-binding subunit, whose amino-acid sequence MADPRSGPAPWIGQSMRARETLRPIRGLTHYVDDLALPGALHLAVVRSPIAHGRIRRIALDAARRAPGVAAVVTGADIAGRARGFPVNVQEGAAVTAVPHPMLAVDRVRYAGEPVVAVAAETPAAAVDAAALVQIEYDELPAVTDLRAALGGPVAVHDAAPDNALLRWRRTHGDVNGAIASAARVVRARFQIPRMVAAPMEPRGGAAMYDPGTDVLTVWCSAQDPHRPLAQLSHILKRPEHRLRIVVPDVGGAFGAKGSPAPEVAVAAVLAIDLRRPVKWMETRRENFLAAYQARGVDADVELALDADGRFLALRMRMLADLGAYMYPPTPTVPLTAAILVIGVYATPAADVELIGVATTKPPTGPYRGAGRPEAVFIIERMVDLAAREMGLDPVELRRRNFIAPEQFPYRTPLGWVYDSGRYALCLDRALDAVGYERWRREQTRARAEGRLLGIGVAAYVERAGTALWEGAALTAAPDGRVVVRMGSTPHGQGHETTFAQIAADALGVPPEVITVEHGDSAVVPRGVGTFGSRSITVGGSALWVAAQKVQTKATRIAAHLLEAAPEDLVREGDRYAVRGATARGVTFAEVAAAAYQPGRLPRDLEVGLDAAATFSLPGPVFPSGAYAAVVEVEPDTGAVRILALVAVDDAGRVVNPFLAEAQVVGAVAQGLGETLLEEAVFDEAGQPLTTTFGEYAMPRAANTPPVHGEFVETLSPFNPLGAKGVGEAGAIGAPPAVANAVMDALSSFGIRHLDLPLAPEKIWRAIREAADRAAR is encoded by the coding sequence GTGGCAGACCCACGCTCGGGACCGGCGCCGTGGATTGGCCAGAGCATGCGCGCGCGGGAGACGCTCCGTCCGATCCGTGGCCTCACGCACTACGTCGATGATCTGGCGCTGCCCGGGGCACTGCATCTCGCCGTGGTCCGCAGCCCGATCGCGCACGGCCGCATCCGCCGGATCGCCCTGGATGCGGCGCGGCGCGCGCCCGGCGTGGCGGCCGTGGTGACGGGCGCCGACATCGCCGGCCGCGCGCGCGGGTTTCCCGTCAACGTGCAGGAAGGGGCCGCGGTGACGGCCGTCCCGCATCCGATGCTTGCTGTCGATCGCGTCCGGTACGCGGGTGAGCCGGTCGTCGCCGTGGCCGCGGAAACGCCGGCGGCCGCGGTCGATGCGGCGGCGCTCGTGCAGATCGAGTACGATGAGCTCCCCGCCGTGACGGACCTGCGCGCGGCGCTCGGAGGACCGGTTGCGGTCCACGACGCCGCGCCGGACAACGCGCTGCTCCGCTGGCGCCGGACGCACGGCGACGTCAACGGCGCGATCGCGTCGGCCGCCCGGGTGGTGCGGGCGCGGTTCCAGATCCCGCGGATGGTGGCGGCCCCGATGGAGCCGCGCGGGGGCGCGGCGATGTACGATCCCGGCACCGACGTCCTGACCGTGTGGTGCTCGGCGCAGGACCCCCACCGCCCGCTGGCCCAGCTCAGCCACATCCTCAAGCGGCCCGAGCATCGGTTGCGCATTGTCGTGCCGGACGTCGGCGGCGCGTTCGGCGCGAAGGGCAGCCCGGCGCCCGAAGTGGCCGTCGCCGCGGTGCTGGCCATCGACCTGCGGCGCCCCGTCAAGTGGATGGAGACGCGGCGCGAGAACTTCCTGGCCGCCTATCAGGCCCGCGGCGTCGATGCCGACGTCGAGCTTGCGCTCGACGCGGACGGACGGTTCCTGGCCCTGCGCATGCGGATGCTGGCCGACCTCGGCGCCTACATGTATCCGCCGACCCCCACCGTGCCGCTGACCGCCGCGATTCTCGTGATCGGCGTCTACGCCACCCCGGCGGCGGACGTGGAACTCATCGGGGTCGCGACGACTAAACCGCCGACCGGTCCATACAGGGGCGCGGGGCGTCCGGAGGCCGTGTTCATCATCGAGCGGATGGTGGATCTCGCCGCGCGGGAGATGGGACTCGATCCCGTCGAACTCCGGCGGCGCAACTTCATCGCCCCCGAACAGTTTCCGTACCGGACGCCGCTCGGCTGGGTGTACGACTCGGGCCGGTACGCGCTCTGCCTCGATCGGGCGCTGGACGCCGTCGGCTATGAGCGCTGGCGTCGCGAACAGACGCGCGCGCGGGCCGAGGGCCGGCTGCTGGGCATCGGCGTCGCCGCCTACGTCGAGCGCGCCGGCACGGCGTTGTGGGAGGGCGCCGCCCTCACCGCTGCGCCGGACGGCCGGGTCGTCGTGCGCATGGGCTCGACGCCGCACGGACAGGGCCACGAGACGACGTTTGCGCAGATCGCGGCCGACGCGCTCGGCGTGCCGCCCGAGGTCATCACCGTGGAGCACGGCGATTCCGCGGTGGTGCCGCGGGGCGTCGGCACGTTCGGCAGCCGCTCCATCACGGTGGGCGGATCGGCGTTGTGGGTGGCCGCGCAGAAGGTGCAGACTAAGGCGACCCGGATCGCAGCGCATTTGCTCGAGGCCGCGCCCGAGGACCTGGTGCGCGAGGGAGACCGCTACGCCGTACGGGGTGCCACCGCGCGGGGCGTCACGTTCGCCGAGGTGGCGGCGGCAGCGTATCAGCCGGGGCGCCTGCCGCGGGATCTGGAGGTCGGATTGGACGCGGCGGCCACCTTCTCGCTGCCCGGTCCGGTGTTCCCCTCCGGCGCCTACGCGGCGGTGGTCGAAGTCGAGCCGGACACCGGGGCCGTGCGCATCCTGGCCCTCGTGGCGGTCGACGACGCCGGCCGGGTCGTCAATCCGTTCCTCGCGGAGGCCCAGGTCGTGGGGGCCGTGGCGCAGGGACTCGGTGAGACCCTGCTCGAGGAGGCGGTGTTCGACGAGGCGGGGCAGCCCCTCACGACCACGTTCGGCGAGTACGCGATGCCCCGCGCCGCCAACACGCCGCCGGTCCATGGCGAGTTTGTCGAAACGCTGTCCCCGTTCAACCCGCTGGGGGCGAAGGGAGTCGGTGAGGCGGGCGCAATCGGCGCGCCGCCCGCGGTCGCGAACGCCGTGATGGACGCGCTGTCGTCCTTCGGCATCCGCCACCTCGACCTGCCGCTCGCGCCGGAGAAGATATGGCGCGCGATTCGGGAGGCGGCGGACCGGGCGGCCCGATGA
- a CDS encoding ABC transporter substrate-binding protein produces MKRELTLVVTVVLGALITGGSLTAGSAAGPQFPPPGPREKIIFGQPVAPPNVVHAPVELAKAFGFMDKYNVDLATLDFDGSTRALTAAITGGVNVGLIDCQVAYGNGVPIVAFYAPAPRMDFVLVARDTIKTLQDLKGKRMGLSSAPGGIIDRMNRAILQTAGLRPEDVAIVPTTPAGRVAALLTGQNDTAIFHYEQASKVLRTQRGFHVLYDLYKALPDYEYNIYCGLRPWVAAHRETVVNMTAATILAVRYAYAHRVEALKALTQITHEDPEDVAYAYGKIITGCIWARNLGLDPKRLAWTVQFEHQGGSLRNVYDAHDILDMGIANEALAKAGGPVPVPAGCE; encoded by the coding sequence ATGAAACGAGAGCTCACGCTCGTGGTGACTGTCGTCCTGGGAGCGTTGATCACGGGCGGCTCGCTCACGGCAGGCTCCGCCGCGGGGCCGCAGTTCCCGCCACCGGGCCCCCGCGAGAAGATCATCTTTGGGCAGCCGGTGGCGCCGCCCAACGTCGTGCACGCCCCGGTGGAACTGGCGAAGGCGTTCGGGTTCATGGACAAGTACAACGTGGACCTCGCGACGCTGGACTTCGATGGCTCGACGCGGGCGCTCACCGCCGCGATCACCGGCGGGGTCAACGTCGGGCTCATCGACTGCCAGGTCGCCTACGGAAACGGCGTGCCGATCGTGGCCTTCTACGCGCCGGCGCCGCGGATGGACTTCGTGCTCGTCGCGCGCGACACCATCAAGACGCTCCAAGACCTCAAGGGCAAGCGGATGGGGCTGTCCAGCGCCCCGGGCGGGATCATCGACCGCATGAACCGCGCGATTCTCCAGACCGCGGGCCTGCGGCCGGAAGACGTGGCGATCGTGCCGACGACGCCCGCGGGCCGCGTGGCGGCGCTCCTCACCGGGCAGAATGACACCGCGATCTTCCACTACGAGCAGGCCAGCAAGGTGCTCCGGACCCAGCGCGGCTTCCACGTCCTGTACGACCTGTACAAAGCCCTCCCCGACTACGAGTACAACATCTACTGCGGGCTCCGGCCGTGGGTCGCGGCTCATCGGGAGACCGTGGTCAACATGACGGCGGCGACGATTCTGGCCGTGCGCTACGCGTACGCGCACCGCGTCGAGGCGCTGAAGGCGCTCACCCAGATCACGCACGAAGATCCGGAAGACGTGGCGTACGCCTACGGCAAGATCATTACGGGGTGCATCTGGGCCCGCAACCTCGGATTGGACCCCAAGCGGCTCGCCTGGACGGTGCAGTTCGAGCACCAGGGCGGCAGCCTGCGCAATGTCTACGACGCCCACGACATCCTCGACATGGGGATCGCGAACGAGGCCCTGGCGAAGGCCGGCGGCCCGGTGCCGGTTCCCGCCGGGTGCGAGTAG
- a CDS encoding CocE/NonD family hydrolase produces the protein MPDETIRYVGRTWEPRFRANGVDAGDYRRVVDGLETWDQWYGAWMELGRRHEGLTRGAERRVACYARALPWLEPPGERVEFPLEAIRIPAYLRRPAGGPASDGAGVARPPVVLFLSGLDSVKEEHATFERFFLRRGLATLTLDGPGQGETWYRMKMRVDFEVAAAAAVDYLLGRDDVDGTRVGVCGVSLGGYLAPRCAAFEPRLSAVASCGGLHSLEEGRLHRGLHLARWLHIWGARDAADLAARSRGATLAGCAARITAPLLVVHGAQDNLISPEDAYRTFEAARGPKRWVLYPEGNHVCNNIAYKYRPLVADFMAEQLR, from the coding sequence ATGCCCGACGAAACGATCCGGTACGTCGGCCGCACCTGGGAGCCGCGGTTCCGCGCCAACGGCGTGGATGCGGGCGACTATCGCCGGGTCGTGGACGGCCTCGAGACGTGGGACCAGTGGTACGGCGCGTGGATGGAGCTCGGCCGCAGACACGAGGGCCTCACCCGGGGAGCCGAGCGCCGGGTCGCGTGCTATGCTCGCGCTCTCCCGTGGCTCGAGCCCCCGGGCGAGCGCGTCGAGTTTCCGCTGGAGGCGATCCGGATCCCGGCCTATCTCCGCCGCCCGGCAGGAGGTCCCGCGTCAGACGGGGCGGGCGTCGCGCGGCCGCCCGTCGTTCTCTTTCTCTCGGGGCTCGACTCGGTGAAAGAGGAGCACGCGACGTTCGAACGGTTCTTCCTCCGCCGGGGGCTCGCCACGCTGACCCTGGACGGGCCGGGGCAGGGCGAGACCTGGTACCGGATGAAGATGCGCGTGGACTTCGAAGTCGCGGCGGCCGCGGCCGTCGACTATCTGCTCGGCCGGGACGACGTCGACGGTACGCGGGTCGGAGTCTGCGGGGTGAGCCTCGGCGGGTACCTCGCGCCGCGGTGCGCCGCGTTCGAACCCCGCCTGAGCGCAGTCGCGTCCTGCGGCGGCCTGCACAGCCTCGAGGAGGGTCGCCTGCACCGCGGCCTGCACCTCGCGCGGTGGCTGCACATCTGGGGCGCCCGCGACGCGGCGGACCTCGCGGCCCGGAGCCGCGGGGCCACGCTCGCCGGCTGCGCCGCGCGGATCACGGCACCACTCCTCGTCGTCCACGGCGCCCAGGACAACCTCATCTCGCCGGAGGACGCGTATCGAACCTTCGAGGCGGCGCGCGGCCCCAAGCGCTGGGTGCTGTACCCTGAGGGCAACCACGTGTGCAACAACATCGCGTACAAGTACCGGCCGCTCGTCGCGGACTTCATGGCCGAGCAGCTGCGGTGA
- a CDS encoding ABC transporter ATP-binding protein: MTPKIQLENACRMFVGGTVSVFEALSFDVYDNEILCIVGPSGCGKTTLLRCIDGLVPLSAGRIVFDGTLVTAPPPRMAMVFQHFGLFPWKTVAANVAYGLRFAGAPRGDAEARVRRVLALVGLQAFASYYPYQLSGGMQQRVGLARALAIDPEVLLMDEPFAALDAQTREILQEEMLRILGQERKTIVFVTHSIDEALFLGDRVIVLTARPARIREVLTVPYGRSRSLAAMRADPAFGTLRTRVWDLLRPEIQ; this comes from the coding sequence GTGACCCCCAAGATCCAGCTCGAGAATGCGTGCCGGATGTTTGTCGGCGGGACCGTCAGCGTGTTTGAGGCGCTGTCGTTCGACGTCTACGACAACGAGATTCTGTGCATCGTCGGCCCGAGCGGCTGCGGCAAGACGACGCTGCTCCGCTGCATCGACGGGCTCGTGCCGCTCTCCGCGGGACGGATCGTGTTCGACGGTACCCTGGTGACGGCGCCGCCGCCGCGGATGGCGATGGTGTTTCAGCACTTCGGCCTGTTCCCGTGGAAGACGGTGGCGGCCAACGTGGCGTACGGCCTGCGCTTCGCCGGCGCGCCCCGGGGCGACGCGGAGGCCCGGGTGCGACGGGTGCTCGCGCTGGTCGGGCTCCAGGCGTTCGCCTCGTATTATCCGTACCAGTTGTCCGGCGGGATGCAGCAGCGGGTCGGGCTCGCCCGGGCGCTCGCGATCGATCCGGAGGTCCTGCTGATGGACGAACCGTTTGCGGCGCTCGACGCCCAGACGCGCGAGATCTTGCAGGAGGAAATGCTCCGGATCCTCGGCCAGGAGCGCAAGACGATCGTGTTCGTCACCCACAGCATCGATGAGGCGCTGTTCCTCGGCGACCGCGTCATCGTGCTGACGGCCCGCCCGGCGCGCATCCGGGAGGTGCTCACCGTCCCGTACGGACGGTCGCGCTCGCTCGCCGCGATGCGGGCCGATCCGGCGTTCGGGACCCTCCGGACGCGCGTGTGGGACCTGCTGCGGCCGGAGATCCAATGA